In the genome of bacterium, one region contains:
- a CDS encoding sodium/solute symporter (Members of the Solute:Sodium Symporter (SSS), TC 2.A.21 as described in tcdb.org, catalyze solute:Na+ symport. Known solutes for members of the family include sugars, amino acids, nucleosides, inositols, vitamins, urea or anions, depending on the system.) yields MSENAADARIHEERGEYRGLRWPDWIVIAGYIAFMLGIGLFYLHRQKNTEDYLLGGRKIHPVASGISLFATMISTISYLAYPGEVIRHGPTVLLLYIASLPVIYLIMGYGLIPLLMRLPVTSAYEILEKPLGTGVRLFGSAIFVLTRLAWMALLIFLAAKSMVVMVNGKTELIPIIITVVGVVTLIYSSMGGLRAVVVTDVAQFFILAAGAMLTMLFVTVAMGGPLTWFPTSWAPNWDSFVVFSIDPHVRVTVVGSMVFTIVWWVCTAGADQMAIQRYLSTRDVRAARRAFFTNNCADITITVLLGLVGFALLGFFRGNPHLVGDGKSITGDTDFLFPHYIANFLPVGVSGLVVAGLLSAAMSSLSSGINSTATVVVSDFIDRFRKRTDSEIHHVKIARYISIAAGVIVILTGTCMEKVPGNIMEVTSKTNGLFVAPLFSLFFMALFVPFATPFGAVFGSIYGWCCGGFFAFWDVITGQPGLSFLWILPVSLACSILFGMLFSMVPSRGKSWKVISVWSLALLVPPVTTYVILSGKILLW; encoded by the coding sequence GTGAGTGAGAACGCCGCAGATGCCCGTATCCATGAAGAGCGGGGAGAGTACCGGGGATTGCGCTGGCCTGACTGGATTGTGATTGCGGGGTACATCGCGTTCATGCTCGGAATCGGCCTGTTCTACCTTCACAGGCAGAAAAACACCGAGGATTACCTGCTCGGCGGGAGAAAAATTCATCCGGTCGCTTCCGGTATCTCACTGTTTGCGACCATGATAAGCACCATCTCGTACCTCGCCTATCCCGGCGAGGTTATCAGGCACGGCCCCACGGTATTACTGCTGTACATTGCTTCTCTTCCGGTTATTTACCTTATCATGGGGTACGGATTGATACCTCTCCTCATGCGGCTCCCCGTCACAAGCGCGTATGAAATTCTGGAAAAACCACTCGGTACCGGAGTGCGGCTGTTCGGGTCGGCTATTTTTGTCCTGACACGGCTTGCGTGGATGGCCCTTTTGATTTTTCTCGCCGCAAAATCGATGGTGGTCATGGTTAACGGTAAAACCGAGCTTATCCCCATAATAATAACTGTGGTCGGTGTCGTCACCCTCATATATTCCTCCATGGGAGGGCTGCGTGCGGTTGTTGTAACCGATGTGGCGCAATTCTTCATACTCGCGGCGGGAGCGATGCTGACGATGCTGTTTGTCACGGTGGCCATGGGGGGACCATTGACGTGGTTTCCCACCTCCTGGGCGCCGAACTGGGACAGCTTTGTCGTATTCAGTATCGATCCTCATGTCCGCGTCACCGTAGTGGGAAGCATGGTATTCACCATCGTATGGTGGGTCTGCACTGCCGGAGCGGACCAGATGGCGATTCAACGTTACCTCTCGACCCGTGACGTTCGAGCGGCCCGTCGCGCGTTTTTTACCAACAACTGCGCGGATATTACCATTACGGTGCTTCTCGGGCTTGTCGGATTTGCCCTGCTCGGCTTTTTCCGGGGGAATCCGCATCTTGTCGGGGACGGAAAGAGTATCACCGGGGATACCGATTTCCTGTTTCCCCATTATATCGCGAATTTTCTTCCGGTCGGGGTTTCGGGGCTCGTTGTCGCGGGGCTGCTTTCCGCCGCAATGTCGAGCCTTTCATCAGGCATCAATTCCACAGCCACCGTCGTCGTGTCCGATTTTATCGACCGTTTCCGGAAGCGCACGGACAGCGAGATACATCATGTGAAGATTGCCCGGTACATAAGCATCGCGGCCGGTGTGATCGTCATTCTCACCGGAACCTGCATGGAGAAGGTGCCGGGCAATATCATGGAAGTCACCAGCAAAACGAACGGCCTTTTCGTGGCGCCGCTTTTCAGCCTTTTCTTCATGGCGCTGTTCGTTCCGTTCGCCACGCCGTTCGGGGCGGTTTTCGGATCGATATACGGATGGTGCTGCGGAGGTTTTTTTGCTTTCTGGGATGTTATCACGGGACAGCCCGGGCTCAGTTTTCTGTGGATTCTGCCGGTTTCGCTTGCGTGCAGCATTCTGTTCGGTATGCTCTTCAGTATGGTTCCGTCACGGGGGAAGAGCTGGAAGGTTATTTCTGTCTGGTCTTTGGCACTTCTCGTTCCCCCCGTAACGACCTATGTTATTTTATCAGGGAAAATTCTGTTGTGGTGA
- a CDS encoding DUF362 domain-containing protein, translating to MFSRREFLKLTAAAGGIELLKPLHSFGARAQTSAGFFGVHPFVEAHPEAVFIMRTNVDVKTNSAAKKQVGLDFSRSVMVPKRDKGIPVTHKIPIKPNLTCCQSGSPKYSYDYSMTVNTDVDFTEGVIEGMKELGLSGSQFYIREVNCPEDWKAQGFFAMADRTGADIRDLSPEVSKLRSEDINWVDVPKGVIHTKFPYLYPINTKDSWLLNISKFKAHGMGITLCCKNHQGSIAHHYQQFCGQLGALRKLDKDHITKDVEKTLDENYKRHVAAGIPRWERADKNSGGQWMDIWATRTLDNLSASPMGLCVVEGIVGRDGDGFNGGPHENNTVMDFMSNIIVFGMDPIKTDIIGHWLAGHEPGNFGLFHLAMERGMLNVLDPRIIPVYDWKTEGAVLTPLDSFKRTELLTYYLQKNYNNMTEPRFHMCNEPFDYSKVRQQKTPLPQSPGARVLYQNIPNASYPYVCIAYDVPQKQNVRLEVLNGKKQSIAVLVDGACEAGYHMAGWNIAKAASGTYYYQLKAGSFSETKQISITV from the coding sequence ATGTTTTCACGGAGAGAGTTTCTGAAGCTGACTGCCGCCGCTGGCGGTATCGAACTGTTGAAACCACTGCATTCCTTTGGCGCACGGGCACAGACATCCGCGGGATTTTTCGGCGTCCATCCGTTTGTGGAGGCGCATCCCGAAGCGGTATTCATCATGCGAACCAATGTGGATGTAAAAACCAATTCAGCAGCAAAAAAACAGGTGGGACTGGATTTCTCCCGTTCTGTGATGGTCCCGAAGCGTGACAAGGGTATCCCTGTCACTCACAAGATTCCCATCAAACCGAACCTTACCTGCTGTCAATCAGGAAGCCCAAAGTATTCTTACGATTACAGCATGACGGTCAACACTGACGTTGATTTTACCGAGGGCGTCATCGAGGGCATGAAGGAACTCGGGCTTTCCGGCAGCCAGTTTTATATCAGGGAAGTCAACTGCCCCGAAGACTGGAAAGCACAGGGATTTTTCGCCATGGCAGACCGGACAGGGGCCGATATACGGGATTTAAGCCCCGAAGTAAGCAAACTCAGATCCGAGGACATCAACTGGGTCGATGTCCCCAAGGGTGTCATTCACACGAAATTTCCTTACCTCTATCCAATCAACACGAAAGATTCGTGGCTGCTCAATATTTCGAAATTCAAGGCGCATGGCATGGGCATAACCCTCTGTTGCAAAAACCACCAGGGCAGCATCGCCCATCATTACCAGCAGTTCTGCGGACAGCTCGGTGCTCTGAGAAAGCTCGATAAGGACCACATCACTAAAGACGTTGAGAAGACACTCGATGAAAACTACAAACGCCATGTTGCAGCCGGCATCCCCCGCTGGGAGCGTGCAGACAAAAACAGCGGCGGTCAATGGATGGACATCTGGGCGACACGGACACTCGACAACCTCTCGGCTTCCCCCATGGGACTCTGTGTTGTCGAGGGCATTGTCGGCAGGGACGGTGATGGTTTCAACGGCGGACCACATGAAAACAATACGGTGATGGATTTCATGTCGAATATCATCGTTTTCGGTATGGACCCGATCAAGACCGATATCATCGGCCATTGGCTCGCCGGCCATGAACCCGGGAATTTCGGGCTTTTCCACCTTGCCATGGAACGCGGTATGCTCAATGTGCTCGACCCGAGAATCATCCCTGTATATGACTGGAAAACCGAAGGCGCGGTTCTGACTCCGCTCGATAGTTTCAAGCGGACGGAACTTCTGACATACTACCTCCAGAAAAACTATAATAACATGACCGAGCCGCGGTTCCATATGTGCAACGAGCCGTTCGATTACTCAAAAGTCAGACAGCAGAAAACACCTCTGCCGCAGTCTCCCGGCGCACGGGTTCTGTATCAGAATATCCCGAACGCCTCATACCCGTATGTGTGCATAGCATACGATGTACCGCAGAAACAGAACGTCCGTCTCGAAGTCCTCAACGGGAAAAAACAATCCATTGCGGTGCTTGTGGACGGCGCATGTGAAGCGGGCTACCACATGGCCGGATGGAATATCGCAAAAGCCGCTTCGGGTACCTATTATTACCAGTTAAAAGCGGGCAGTTTTTCGGAGACGAAACAGATCAGCATCACTGTTTAG
- a CDS encoding Mut7-C ubiquitin/RNAse domain-containing protein, whose translation MNTATAKTAHFRFYEELNDFLPRPVRKTQFPYLFEGNPSVKDAIEAIGVPHTEIDLILVDGNSVSFLYHLQDGNCVSVYPVFESMDISPVIRLRAKPLREPRFILDVHLGKLARCLRMLGFDALYDNSYTDPEIVGIAREHHRIILTRDVSLLKMNEVTHGYWIRSQHSEKQVHEVIRRLDLHAYIQPFSRCISCNGIVEEVPKESVIDILEPNTRRYYDEFFRCSSCGKVFWKGSHFKKMEEFVEDVKKEISQAPYL comes from the coding sequence ATGAATACAGCAACGGCAAAAACAGCCCATTTCCGGTTCTATGAAGAGCTCAACGATTTTCTTCCCCGGCCGGTGAGGAAAACACAGTTTCCCTATCTCTTTGAAGGAAATCCCTCGGTCAAGGATGCAATCGAAGCTATCGGCGTTCCCCATACCGAGATCGACCTCATCCTTGTTGATGGAAATTCTGTTTCATTTTTGTACCACCTTCAGGACGGCAACTGTGTTTCGGTGTATCCCGTATTCGAAAGTATGGATATCTCACCGGTGATCCGCCTCCGCGCAAAACCACTTCGTGAGCCGCGATTCATCCTGGATGTTCATCTCGGAAAGCTTGCAAGGTGCCTGAGAATGCTTGGATTTGACGCACTGTACGATAATTCGTATACCGACCCGGAAATTGTCGGAATTGCGCGTGAGCACCATCGGATAATACTGACACGTGATGTCTCGCTCCTGAAAATGAACGAGGTCACCCATGGATACTGGATCAGGTCGCAGCATTCTGAAAAGCAGGTACATGAAGTTATAAGACGTCTCGACCTCCATGCATATATACAGCCGTTTTCACGGTGCATTTCATGTAATGGAATTGTGGAAGAGGTACCGAAAGAATCGGTAATCGACATATTGGAGCCGAACACGAGACGTTACTATGATGAGTTCTTCCGGTGCTCGTCATGCGGAAAAGTCTTCTGGAAGGGTTCTCATTTCAAAAAAATGGAAGAATTCGTTGAAGATGTGAAAAAAGAAATTTCTCAGGCACCATATTTGTAG
- a CDS encoding ComF family protein, translating to MNGRSAVLEIYHSLKDFLFPPVCPSCESAMITGGIICPDCIESFTERAFHYAAPPRAMEHVTDFVILLPYDGSCRRIVHSLKYHGMPSIGLVMGELLARKATAQNPVGENALLVPVPLHPDRFKERGYNQSEHIARGISSFSGHEIRTDILKRARKTDTQTALDHSKRAENVRNAFVFCGGRSLSGRDVILIDDVLTTGSTIAECARALSEGGAGRITVCVLATPDPGNE from the coding sequence ATGAATGGCCGGTCGGCTGTTCTTGAGATTTACCATTCCCTGAAAGATTTCCTGTTCCCGCCGGTTTGCCCCTCCTGCGAATCCGCAATGATTACCGGCGGGATCATCTGCCCCGACTGTATCGAATCGTTCACGGAAAGGGCATTCCATTACGCTGCTCCGCCCCGCGCCATGGAACATGTGACAGATTTTGTCATTCTCCTCCCCTATGATGGTTCGTGCCGCCGTATCGTTCACTCCCTGAAATATCACGGGATGCCGTCCATAGGTCTTGTCATGGGTGAGCTTCTGGCCCGGAAAGCCACAGCACAGAATCCTGTCGGCGAAAATGCGCTTCTCGTTCCTGTTCCTCTCCATCCCGACCGGTTCAAGGAAAGAGGGTATAACCAGAGCGAGCATATCGCCCGTGGAATCTCATCGTTTTCCGGCCATGAGATACGAACTGATATTTTGAAACGGGCCCGGAAAACCGATACCCAGACTGCGCTCGACCATTCCAAACGTGCCGAGAATGTCCGGAATGCATTTGTCTTCTGCGGCGGCAGGTCCCTGTCCGGCCGTGATGTCATTCTCATCGACGATGTGCTGACGACCGGCTCCACCATCGCAGAGTGCGCCCGCGCGCTCAGTGAAGGCGGCGCAGGCAGGATTACGGTCTGCGTGCTCGCCACTCCCGATCCGGGAAACGAGTAG
- a CDS encoding B12-binding domain-containing radical SAM protein has product MEKTTQTPQSLTMLFINPSRYDEEGYVIRYLRGVLPCNTLACMRSITLEFVDRWKKEKNIDISIKLFDEVIDVIPFERLARKNKGSNRVIAAIVGVQSNQFPRASDIAKKLTSLGIKTLIGGFHVSGIISMFGEPTPEIQELMDIGVTIVHGEAENRWEQILFDVVQGKEKSLYRMDEFPDFSQMHIPRPDSSYMNRFAIPHLGTLDCSRGCPFGCSFCTVINVQGHKMRHRSAERVLATISQNYQNGINSYFFTDDNFSRNPEWEKIFDGIIKFIEEDGLKISFLMQVDMKSHTIRNFVEKAARAGCTQVFIGMESLNPKNIEAVGKKQNNVDNYAEFIEAWHNSGVMTHVGYIIGFPYDTPESVREDIRRLKNDIKVDQASFFMLTPLPGSKDHYDMVVAGEYMDPDLNTYDSFHPSMNHPLMSREEWVATYNEAWQSFYSFENLKKILIRSGSKAYWNIFQNIMWYKNSLLEPRHPMVAGFVRRKHRTNIRPGTPVMPWGAFQMRRIRELLGGLKKRIAFFFELQELWLLTRKPDDPTFKFVADFTAYLAEAKNRFNKIKNNEEMHVFVTSLKSKILDYYDGAILRGSAKKRFNMLIGEMNLYFDRLTSKKHDSQSPTMFSPYLTNVIQQVENFSIKQVARRRKITLFWSLTLERLRHRRIVPFTFSIPKIILIALRDFRLSLSFAFHVMNRTF; this is encoded by the coding sequence ATGGAAAAAACCACGCAAACTCCACAATCTCTAACTATGCTCTTCATCAATCCTTCGCGATATGATGAAGAGGGCTATGTCATTCGTTATTTACGCGGTGTTCTGCCGTGCAACACGCTTGCATGCATGCGCAGCATCACCCTCGAATTTGTCGACCGCTGGAAAAAAGAAAAAAACATAGATATATCGATAAAGCTGTTCGATGAAGTCATCGATGTCATTCCGTTCGAACGTCTTGCCAGAAAAAACAAAGGTTCAAACCGGGTTATCGCCGCAATTGTAGGCGTCCAGTCAAACCAGTTTCCCCGCGCATCGGATATTGCGAAAAAACTGACATCGCTCGGGATAAAAACCCTCATCGGGGGATTCCATGTGAGCGGTATCATTTCAATGTTCGGTGAACCGACACCGGAAATTCAGGAACTCATGGACATTGGGGTCACCATTGTCCACGGCGAGGCGGAAAACCGCTGGGAACAGATTTTATTCGATGTAGTGCAGGGTAAAGAAAAATCCCTCTACCGCATGGACGAATTCCCCGATTTTTCACAGATGCACATACCCCGGCCCGATTCCTCGTACATGAATCGTTTCGCAATACCTCATCTCGGCACGCTCGACTGTTCGCGGGGATGTCCCTTCGGGTGTTCCTTCTGTACCGTCATCAATGTACAAGGGCATAAAATGCGGCACCGTTCCGCCGAAAGAGTCCTTGCAACCATAAGTCAGAATTATCAGAATGGTATAAACAGCTATTTTTTCACCGATGATAATTTTTCGCGTAATCCCGAATGGGAAAAGATTTTCGACGGCATAATCAAATTCATTGAGGAAGATGGATTGAAAATCTCGTTCCTGATGCAGGTCGATATGAAATCCCATACCATCAGGAATTTTGTTGAAAAGGCCGCGCGCGCCGGATGCACGCAGGTATTTATCGGGATGGAAAGCCTCAATCCTAAAAATATCGAGGCTGTCGGTAAAAAACAGAACAATGTCGATAACTATGCGGAATTCATCGAGGCATGGCATAATTCAGGTGTCATGACCCATGTCGGGTATATTATCGGTTTCCCCTATGACACACCGGAATCTGTTCGCGAAGATATCCGCAGGCTTAAGAATGACATCAAGGTGGATCAGGCTTCGTTTTTCATGCTCACCCCGCTTCCCGGATCAAAGGACCATTACGACATGGTGGTTGCCGGTGAATACATGGACCCCGATCTCAACACATATGACTCGTTTCATCCATCCATGAATCACCCGCTCATGAGCCGTGAGGAATGGGTTGCAACATACAATGAGGCATGGCAATCGTTCTACAGCTTTGAAAACCTCAAAAAAATACTGATACGCTCCGGCAGTAAAGCATACTGGAATATATTTCAGAACATAATGTGGTATAAAAACAGCCTGCTCGAACCGCGTCATCCGATGGTCGCGGGATTCGTAAGAAGAAAACACCGCACCAACATCCGCCCGGGGACTCCTGTCATGCCCTGGGGTGCGTTCCAGATGAGGCGGATACGTGAACTGCTTGGCGGTCTCAAAAAACGGATAGCGTTTTTCTTCGAGCTTCAGGAGCTGTGGCTGCTCACCCGTAAACCCGATGATCCGACATTCAAGTTCGTAGCCGATTTTACCGCATATCTGGCCGAGGCTAAAAATCGTTTCAATAAAATCAAAAACAACGAAGAAATGCACGTATTTGTTACCTCCCTTAAAAGCAAAATCCTCGATTACTATGATGGCGCGATTCTCAGGGGCTCTGCCAAAAAACGCTTTAACATGCTTATCGGGGAAATGAACCTCTATTTTGATCGTCTGACATCGAAAAAGCACGATTCTCAAAGCCCGACCATGTTTTCACCTTATCTTACCAATGTCATCCAGCAGGTGGAAAATTTTTCGATCAAGCAGGTTGCACGGCGCCGTAAGATAACTCTGTTCTGGTCGCTTACCCTCGAGCGGCTCAGACATCGGAGAATTGTGCCTTTCACGTTCTCGATTCCGAAAATCATTTTGATTGCACTGAGAGACTTCCGTCTGAGTCTTTCATTCGCCTTTCATGTCATGAACCGTACATTCTGA
- a CDS encoding DctP family TRAP transporter solute-binding subunit, producing the protein MRRNIFILIMVCCIIVIISCRDGGEGPRELKLSLILGNTSDWYRGAARFAELVGERTGGAYKIRIFPHAQLAGQVQRTELEMVQSGVIDMSLESTILLSLIERRMSVFSMPWLFDDYEEVNRVLDGPLGKEILGLLPEKRIMGLAYGANGFRQVTNSRNPIRTPEDIAAMKIRVPGIRMYIDIFKLLGADPSSMNFGELFTALAQKTMDGQENPVSVIFSSRLYEVQRYLTMWNYSYDPVILCVNKRLWDSLSPETREIFTRCAQDAMRYERGIVADGEPAIIDSLKAKGMEINSLTPDAIAQFRKLAEPLYAEFARETGNDLVKRFRDAVK; encoded by the coding sequence ATGCGAAGAAACATTTTCATCCTGATTATGGTATGCTGTATAATCGTTATTATTTCCTGCAGAGACGGGGGCGAAGGGCCACGTGAATTGAAGCTGAGCCTTATTTTGGGGAATACTTCGGACTGGTACCGTGGAGCGGCACGGTTTGCCGAGCTCGTCGGGGAGCGAACCGGGGGTGCTTACAAAATCAGGATTTTTCCTCATGCCCAGCTCGCGGGGCAGGTTCAGCGCACGGAACTGGAAATGGTGCAGTCGGGTGTTATCGACATGTCTCTCGAATCAACCATACTCCTGTCCCTCATCGAAAGACGGATGAGTGTTTTCAGCATGCCCTGGTTATTTGATGATTACGAAGAGGTCAACCGTGTTCTCGATGGCCCGCTCGGGAAGGAAATACTCGGCCTGCTCCCCGAAAAGAGAATCATGGGGCTTGCCTATGGCGCCAACGGTTTCAGGCAGGTTACCAATTCGAGGAATCCGATCCGTACTCCCGAGGATATAGCAGCCATGAAAATCAGGGTTCCGGGAATCAGAATGTATATCGATATTTTCAAGCTTCTCGGCGCCGATCCCTCTTCGATGAACTTCGGGGAACTGTTTACCGCGCTTGCGCAGAAAACCATGGATGGCCAGGAAAATCCCGTATCGGTTATTTTTTCGTCGCGGCTCTATGAGGTGCAGCGGTATCTCACCATGTGGAATTATTCGTACGATCCGGTCATCCTCTGCGTAAACAAGCGCCTCTGGGATTCTCTGTCGCCTGAAACCCGCGAGATTTTCACCCGGTGCGCACAGGACGCGATGCGGTACGAACGGGGCATCGTGGCTGATGGCGAACCCGCGATCATCGATTCGCTGAAAGCGAAAGGAATGGAGATAAATTCCCTCACGCCTGATGCAATCGCCCAATTCAGGAAGCTGGCCGAGCCATTGTATGCCGAATTCGCCCGTGAGACCGGAAACGATCTGGTGAAACGGTTTCGGGACGCGGTAAAATGA
- a CDS encoding TRAP transporter small permease, translating into MKKNMLVEELFIAVLLMVMVLLVVAQVFSRYVFHTSISYTEELVRYGFVWATFFGIAAAAYRDRHLSISISDQYAPRRLVRWSRFGAGLLASLFAAVILVYGVRVVLLQAETHQTTAALGIPMWIVGLAVPVSAVVLVIRLVLVFLKGRGAA; encoded by the coding sequence ATGAAAAAAAACATGCTTGTCGAAGAACTGTTTATCGCGGTTCTCCTCATGGTCATGGTGCTCCTGGTCGTTGCTCAGGTCTTCAGCCGTTATGTGTTCCATACTTCCATCTCCTACACCGAAGAGCTGGTGCGATACGGTTTTGTATGGGCGACATTTTTCGGTATCGCTGCTGCGGCATACCGTGACAGGCACCTTTCGATTTCCATTTCCGATCAGTATGCTCCACGGCGGCTTGTGAGATGGTCGCGGTTCGGTGCCGGATTGCTCGCGTCTCTATTCGCTGCGGTTATTCTCGTTTATGGTGTACGGGTTGTTCTGCTTCAGGCAGAGACCCATCAAACCACAGCGGCGCTCGGCATTCCCATGTGGATTGTCGGTCTTGCAGTACCGGTATCGGCGGTTGTTCTTGTTATCCGGCTTGTTCTTGTTTTTCTGAAGGGGAGGGGAGCGGCATAA
- a CDS encoding TRAP transporter large permease, which produces MEWRIALLLFGSFAVMLLVDFPIALALGLSSLITIAAFSLVPLDFLPQLMFGTADSFTLLAIPFFIFAGLVLGRTSIARRLIDLAGRLVGDFPGGLGIVGIITAVFFAGISGSGPADVAALGLVLIPAMNLRGYDRDFSSALVATAGGIGIIVPPSIALIIYGFIAEVSITKLFIAGIIPGIIVACSLSIVTYGISRRRGYQVHGRKQEKMRLRTAFKRAFWGLLAPVIILGGIYGGIFTPTEAAAVAVVYSIAVDMFIYRSMKPGDIIRVAGEAGITSSVIMSIVVTASLFAWILNTQGIAQKSAFYLVSLTKNPVLLLIIINAVLIAAGMILDAISIFYIFLPILLPVIRSLGVDPIHFGIIMTVNLAIGQVTPPVGVNLVAASGVSDTSIKRISRAALPLIIGECCALLLVTFIPKLSLVLPNFFLK; this is translated from the coding sequence ATGGAATGGCGGATAGCACTGCTCCTCTTCGGGTCGTTTGCGGTCATGCTTCTGGTCGATTTTCCGATTGCTCTCGCGCTGGGACTTTCGAGCCTCATCACCATTGCGGCTTTTTCGCTGGTACCCCTCGATTTTCTGCCGCAGCTCATGTTCGGAACGGCGGATTCCTTTACATTGCTTGCGATTCCGTTTTTCATTTTTGCGGGCCTGGTTCTCGGGCGAACATCAATTGCGCGAAGGCTTATTGACCTTGCCGGGCGCCTGGTAGGGGATTTTCCCGGAGGGCTGGGCATAGTCGGTATCATTACCGCGGTCTTTTTCGCCGGGATTTCGGGTTCGGGCCCTGCAGATGTGGCAGCTCTCGGACTTGTACTGATTCCGGCCATGAATCTCCGGGGATACGACAGGGATTTTTCATCGGCGCTTGTTGCTACGGCTGGTGGAATCGGTATTATCGTTCCGCCTTCCATCGCTTTGATCATATATGGTTTCATCGCCGAGGTTTCCATTACAAAACTTTTTATTGCCGGAATAATTCCCGGAATTATCGTGGCCTGCTCACTCAGTATCGTAACGTATGGTATATCCCGACGGAGAGGGTATCAGGTTCATGGGCGGAAGCAGGAGAAAATGAGGCTCCGCACCGCTTTCAAACGGGCGTTCTGGGGTTTGCTTGCTCCGGTGATCATTCTCGGCGGCATATACGGCGGCATATTCACTCCAACCGAAGCGGCTGCGGTCGCTGTTGTATACAGCATCGCCGTCGACATGTTTATCTACCGGTCGATGAAGCCCGGAGACATTATCAGGGTTGCCGGTGAAGCCGGGATAACATCATCGGTAATCATGTCGATCGTGGTCACGGCGAGTCTTTTTGCCTGGATTCTCAATACCCAGGGAATAGCGCAGAAGAGTGCTTTTTATCTTGTTTCGCTCACGAAAAATCCTGTACTTCTTCTGATTATCATAAACGCGGTTTTGATTGCAGCGGGAATGATACTCGATGCGATTTCGATATTTTATATCTTTCTGCCGATTTTACTGCCGGTCATACGGTCTCTCGGTGTGGATCCCATCCATTTCGGAATTATAATGACGGTGAATCTTGCAATCGGCCAGGTTACTCCTCCGGTCGGGGTAAATCTGGTCGCAGCGTCCGGGGTGTCCGATACGAGTATTAAACGTATTTCACGGGCGGCGCTTCCGTTGATTATTGGTGAGTGTTGCGCCCTTCTGCTGGTGACGTTTATACCGAAACTTTCACTGGTATTGCCAAATTTTTTTTTAAAGTGA